GTAGCCGCCGCTGTAGGCCCCGGCCGGCGCCTCGCGCGGCACAAACAGGTCTGCCCAGATCGGCTGGTTGCCGTGCGCAGGCACCGCAAACGGCGCGGCGCTCGGCAGCGTGTGGCCGGTCGCCGGGTCGATCAGCGGGATGAGCGCGTCGGGGTACCAGCCGGCACCCAGCGACCGATTCGGCCCGCCCTGGTCGGGGCTTGCGTGCGCCACATACACATAGTGCTCGCGATACAGCGTAATATACTGCCGGGCGATCAGCGCACCGGCCGGCCCGCGCAGGTCGCTGACCTGTACCATCACATTGGTCAGGCCGCCTGGCGGCGCGTGTACCACCAGCTGAAACGGCTCGTACTCGCCGCGCGCCGCCGCCAGCAGTACCGGGCCGCTCGCACGCCGGTAGTCGTCGCGCGCGATCCGCTCCATTGGCCCGGCCACCCACACCATCGGCGCACGCTCGAGCGCCAGCTGCGCGCTGCCGGCCAGGCCGAGCGCCAGCACCAGCAGCGCCGCAGCCGCACGCGGCGCCGGCCAATTAGTGCCAGGTGCCATTACGCCGCTTCCAGGCTGTTCGCAGCGCCAGCGGCAGCTCAACCAGCGAAGGCGTAGGGTCATCGGACGCGAACAGCGCCCATTCAAGCCCGGTACCAAAGCCGCCCAGGTACTCACCCATGCGCAGCCGGCCGCGCCGCAGCTCTTGCCACACCGCCAGCAGATCCTTCGACAGGTGCATCCAGCGTACCCCCGGCTGGGCGCGCAGCTCGGGCAGCTGCTCGCCGTGCAACAGCTGCCAGTACAGGAACGGGAAATCGACACCAGCCGCCCGGCATAGCGAATGCCAGGCCCAGGCGCGCGGGTTGAAGTCGAGCAGCTTATACTCGCCATCGCGCGCATCGAGCTTGAACTCGAGCTCGACCAGCCCGGTGTAGCGCAGCGCGCGCAGCAGCAGGCGCGCAGGCGCCTCGATCGCCGGCAGCTCGATCGTCTCGACAAATGTGCTCGCGTGGCCAAAATCGATCGGGTACTGGCGCGCCCGGCGCGCCAGCGCGCTGGCCAGCGGCTGGCCGTCGCAGCATAGCGCCACATACGAAAACTGCACCTCGCCGCCGCCGGGGATGAGATCCTGCACCATCACCAGCTCGGGATCGACCAGCGCACACGCCTCGGTGTAGCGCATCACCAGCTCCTGGCGATTGTCGGCCCGCCAGGCCTTGGCGCTGGTGAACTGGTTGTAGCCCTGCTTGATCGCCGGCTTCAAGATCAGCGGGAAGCTGCGCTCGAGCGTCACCAGGTCGCGCGCACTGTCTGGGTAGTAGGTCCACGGGTACCCGATCCCCAGGTCATCGGCGATCCGGTAGGTCAGCCGCTTATCGTAAGCCCAGCGCAGCACCTCCCAGGGCGGCGTGGTCAGCCGGTAATACTCCGACAGCTGCTCGTGATGCTGCGCGATCAGCGCCGAGCTTATGTCGCTATGCGCGAACAGCGCCCAGCCATACAGCCCGTGCTGCTCGGCCAGGCTGATCAGGCATGCCAGCTGCTCAGCCGCAGTCGCTGGCCAGGCCAGGGTGCGCTGGGCATAGCGCGACACCGTAGCCACAGCCGGGCCATCGGCTAGCACCCACACGGCGATGCCCTGCCGCCCCAGGCTGCGCGCGATCCCCAGCGCAGTGCGGTCGCCACCGATCAACAGCGCGCCAGCCGGCCCGGCCGCCCGGAAGCTGGGCGGAGCCACGCGCAGCTCGCTATCCAGGCGCTTGATCGTCTGTGTCATATATCATCCTCTGCACTAGCGCCCCTTCAGGCCTATCACTACCGCGATCGTCTTATACATAATGAACAGGTCGAGCCGCAGGCTCTGGTACTTGATATAGTACAGGTCGTACTGGAGTTTAATCAGCGCGTCTTCCACGCTCGCGCCATAGGCGTAGCAGATCTGCGCCCAGCCGGTCAGGCCCGGCCGCACCGCGTGGCGCAGCCGGTAAAACGGGATCTGCGCGGCCAGCTGGCTTACAAACTGCGGGCGCTCGGGCCGCGGCCCGACCAGGCTCATCTCGCCGAGCAAGATGTTCCAGAACTGCGGGATCTCGTCGAGCCGCGACTTGCGCAGCCAGCGACCGGCCGGCGTGATGCGCGGGTCGTTCTCGCTGGCCCACACTACGCCAGTGTATTTCTCGGCATCGACGATCATCGAGCGAAATTTGATCAGGCCGAATGTCTGGCCACCACGGCCAACCCGCGGCTGCCGGTAGAACAGTGGCCCTGGCGAGGTCAGGCGGTTGCTGACCCATACCAGCGGGATCACCAGCGCCAGCACCAGGCAGCCCACCAGGCTCACTAGAATGTCGACGCAGCGCTGGGCCAGTAGGTACAGGCGATGCGCCCCATACTGGCCCGATGGCAGCGCGGCACTCACCGCCCGGCCAATATGCTCCACTGCCAGCCGGTTGGTCAGATCTTCGTAGCGCTGGGCCATGGTGCTGATCGGGATGCCGATCTCACGGCAGGCCAGCACGGCCTCGAACAGGCGATTGTCGAGCATCTGCGCATGCGAGTCGGCGATAATGATCTCGTCGGGGTGCAGCCGATCGACCAGGTAGATCAGGTCGTTGCAGGTGCCTAGCACCGGCACACGCTCGACAAACACACCCTGCAGCATCGGGCTATCGTCAACGAAGCCGATGATCGAGCAGCTGACGCGGCGCTCGACGCTTGGGCCGCCATTCATGCTGGCGATCGTCTGGGCCATCAGCCGGCCCGCATCGCCCGCACCGATGATCAGCACGCGCTGCTGAAAGCCGGGGCCGGCCAGCACGCGGCAGTAGATCATGCGCCAGGCCGACACAAACACCAGGCTAAGTAGAGGAAACAGCAGCAGCCCCGTGCGCGAGGCCGGCAACGCCGGCGTCAGGTATGGCGTAATCAGGTAGATTGTCGATGTCAACAGCACTGCGCCGCCCACATTGCCCAGCACATGGCGCATGCGTGCCGCCTGAACCAGGTCGTAGCAGCGCAGCGCGCTCGAGCAGACCGCCCATGTCGCCAGTAGTGTGGTGACCCACAGCAGCAGGCGCAGGCTGTTGTCGGTCGCGCGGTCGAGGTCGCTGCGCGTGTTGAGCGTCAGTACCAGCGCCGCAAGCAGGCACACGACATCGAGCACAACCAGGATCACCCGCCGATCGGAGAAATCGAGCGAGAGCCGGCGCTGGGTGCGCCGCAGCCCGGCCAGGCCAACACCAGTGTCGCGCAGCTCGTTGTTGGTAATCGCCATGTGCTTCCCTAACATAATTCGCTCGGTATAGGCGCATGCTGTATGCGCATGCCTGGCGTTAACGTACGAACCACTCAATACTGTGCATGTCGCTGCGCCCGGCCCGATCGCCGGGCACACGCGTATAGCAGCACGCAGCCGATGATCGGCTATCGAGCTGCTCAACGAGCGACCTGCAATACGCGGTCTAGACTATGCACCGTTGGGTTATGGGCATACGCAAGCGCAGCTATATCTGGATAGTTAGCAAACACGGGCAACTATCCAGATATCAGCTATTGATCGTCGCGGATCAATGCGCGTCGGCACGCCCTGTGAAAGAGTAGCGTCGCCGCTACCCCGCCAGAGCAAACTTCGGGCACACTTGGCTCAGCGTGTATTGTATGTGCTGTGAATGAGGCGAGTATAGCACGCGCCACTAGTGCGGGCAATGCGCAATTAATACGCTTTATGCGTATCATCAGAGGTGATGTTTCGCGGCTATAGCCACTGCTTGCCACCCATGCAGGCGTTGATCGGTCAGTTATGTATATGCAGCCAGGCTTAGATGAATATCTTTATAATACCCAGGCGACCTGACTCACACAGAAGTCAAAATTTCATATAGTAGGCCATTGCATGTGTCGCGCTGGAGTGTATCGCTGTGGCAGCACACTAGCCAAAATCGCACCAAAGGATGACGAGTACAGCATTCGCATATGATACCAATATGGGGCGGGGTCGGGCTCTCAGGTGGAGCGGGCACGGGGGAGGGGTATTCACCTTTTAGGTGTAGGGTTTTTCGTGGATCGCGTTCCAATGCGATCGGCCCTCACCCCCCTGCCCCCCTCTCCCAATGTTGGGAGAGGAGGGTATCCTATGCGCGTTCCAATGCGCTCGCGGAGCGAGCGCATTGAACGCCATCTCCCCTCCCCTAGCAGGGGAGGGGGTACGGGGGAGGGGTATCCGCATAACCCAGCATGCTGGGCAAAAAAACCCTACACCTGAGAGGGGGTATTCACGCGGCCCAGCCTGCTGGGCGAAACCCCTCCACCTGAAAGGTGGAATCGGGAGGAGGCAGGCCTATACCGCAGCACACATTAGCGCAGCTCACCCTGGATCTCACGCGCGCTGCGAATGAACCAGCGCGTGACATTCCTGAAGTGGCCGGCATGGCCTAGCACCAGCCGGCTCGTCGCCAGGTCGGCCGGGCCGCTGCGCTGGTCGAGGTCAAGGCCGTCGAGCTGGTTGGTGGCGGTGTAGATCAACAGCGGCTGGTACAGCATGATGCTCGGCACCAGGTCGACCCAGCGGCGCTGGAAGGCTTCGTACGAGGACGCGCGCAGGGCGATATCGCGCTCGCGGCGCGCGTTGGCCAGCAGCTCGTCGATCTGGTCGTCGCGCAGCCCGGCGTAGTTGCTGCCATCATCGGCCTTCGACGAGTGCCACAGCTCGTACACGTCTGGGTCGGCGCCAAGCCGCTGCAAGCCATACAGCACGAGTGTGAAGTCGTGCGCTGCCAGGCGCCGGCGCAGGGTTTCGGCATCGGCCGCCTGGATCTCGAGCCGCACGCCAAGCTGGCCCCACTGCCGGGCGATCTCATTCGCAACCGCCAGCCGGTCGGGGTCGTCGAGTGTGAGCAGCGCAAGTGCCAGCGGCCGGCCGGCGCGCACGCGCGTGCCATCGGCGCCGGGTGTGTAGCCAAGCGCGCTGAGCGCCTCGGCCGCCCGCGCCTGGTTGGCCGGGTACCACTGCGGGTCTTCCACCGCAGCCCACCAGCCCGGCAAGATCGGCGTATCGAGCCGCGTGGCCTGGCCATCGAGCGTCTGTTTGATCAGCAGGTCTTTATCGAGCCCCGCAGCCAGCGCGCGGCGCAGCGCCTGATCGCTCAGCGGCTCGGCGCGCAAATTGAAGCCCAGCACCACCGCGCTATCGAGCGGGATGGCGTGGCGCACCATCTCGCGCGGCAGGTTCGGCTGCGCGCTATCGCTGCCGCCGCTCACACCCAGGCCCTGGATCTCCCCGCGCAGTAGCGCGCTACGCGCGGCCTGGGCGTTTGGGTAGAAGCGCAGCTCGAGCGTGTCGATAAATGCGCGCGTCTGATTAGGGTTATCCTTGAGGGCATAGTAGCGCGGGTTGGCGCTCAGCAGCGCGTGCGCCGAGTCGATCGTGGTAAGCTGGTATGGGCCGGTACCGATCGGCCGCTGGTTGAACGGCGCCGCCGCCCACTGCTCGGGGGGCAGGTTCGCCAGCAGGTGCGCCGGCAGGATGGGGAACGTCGCCAGGCTGAGGAACGGCGCGAATGGCGCGGCCAGCGTGCAGCGGATCACCCGGTCGCCGGTCTGATCGATCAGCACATCGCGCCAGACTGCGCTAATGGCCGGATCGCCGGCGAAGGCGCGATTCTGGATCGCGCGCAGTGTAAACAGCACATCGGCAGCAACCAGCGGCCTACCGTCGTGCCAGGCCACATCGGTGCGTAGCGTGAAGGTGTACACCTGGCCGGCATCATCGTTGACCACCGACTGCGCCAGCGCCAGCTCGGGCAGGCCATCAGTGCCGATCCGCATCAGGCCGTCGAACAGCAGCGCGCGCACATCTTCGGCCGCCGGGTCGCGCGCAGGGTCGCTGAGCAGTGGGTTGAGCTGCTGTGGCACCGCCGGCAGGCCCTCGGCGAAACCGCCGCCGGCCAGTGGGCGCGACACCGCCGCGCTGGTCAGGGCCAGGTAGCCCATCAGCCCAAGCACTAGGATCGAGCTGGCGACCGCGATCAGGATCTGCCAGCGGATGCGTCGAGCCACAGAAGGCTAGAGCAGGCCCAACCAGCCGGCCAGGCCCGTGGGCGCTGCGCTGGGGGTGCCAAAGATCGGCAGGCTTGTGATCAGCGCCAGCACCAGAAACACCACCGCCAGCACGATCGTGGCCTGGTGCAGTGTCTTCTCGAGCCCGCGCTTGGTGCGGTAGATCGAGCTGGTGTCGCGGCTCTGTAGCCCGGCGGTGCGGCCTTGCAGAATCACCAGGCCGATCAGCGTGATGCTGATAATAATCAGTGCAATGTATAGCGCGGTTTCCAAAGGGCCTCCTAAGCGATTACGTCAACACGGCGGGCAATTATACCATCGGCAGCAGTGCCGCGCAAGCGCGGTGCCGTGCGCGCACCCAGCGGCAGGGCCACACCCATGCTCACGCTGGCGGCGCGGGCAGGGGCGCTAGCACCACCCGGTTCTTGCCGCTGATCTTGGCCTGGTAGGCCGCGTCGTCGGCCAGGTCGAGCAGCTCACGCGCTTTCAGGGCGCCGTGCAGCGGGTGAATAGCCACACCCAGGCTGGCCGAGATCGGCACCCGCACCAGCTCATTCACCACCAGCGAGCAGTCGAGCGCGGCGCGCAGGCGCTCGGCGATCCCCAGCGCAGTCGGCGGCTCGGCCACCCCCGCAAGCAGCACGCAAAACTCTTCGCCGCCGTAGCGAAAGATCACGTCGTCGGTGCGCAGCGCCTCCCACAGGATGCGCGTGGCCATTTGCAGCACTTGATCGCCGATCGTGTGGCCAAACCGATCATTCACCTGCTTGAAGTTGTCGAAGTCGAGCAAGATCAGCGTGAAGCCAATCTGCAGCTCACTTGCACGCTGCCAGCTCTGCTCGAGCGCGCTGTCGAATGCGCCGCGGTTATACGCGCCGGTCAGTGCGTCGCGCACGGCACGCACATACAGGCGGGCGTTGGCGATCAGCGCGGCCATCATGCCGCCGATCGTCGCGAGCAAGCGCATGTCGTCGGTGCTGAAGCGCGGGCTAGATTGCCGCCCCACCAGCATCATTGCGCCAAACACGCGCCCGGCGTAGGCCAGCGGCACGCACAATCCCTGCATACCTGGCAGCACATGCGCCGGCTCGGGGAACGCCAGCACGTCGGCCGGCTCGAGTTCGCCGATCACGCCCTGGCCCTGCTGCACCACCTGGCCGGCGAGTGTACCATCCAGCCCCACATGGATCGACGCAGGCGATTCCAGGTTCTCGCCGTCGTTGAGCGATTTGAGGTCGCCGGCACGCTCATCGAACAAAAAGACCCGCCCGGTCGTGCCGCCAAATGCCGCCGTCGTAAAGCTCAGCACCTGCTGCACCATATCGGACGGATCGCGGCTGGCGCTGAGGCTGGCGCTCAGCCTGGCCAGCAGCTGCGCCTCGGCCGAGCGCCGCAGCCGATCGATCGTCTGTGCAAATGCGACTCGCAGGGTTGCGAGCATGGCCCGCCGTACTGCCGGCCGCACCTTGCTGCCCAGGCAGACGACAGCGATCAGGTCGCCGAGGTGGAAGAGTGGCAGGCACACCGGCGTGGGTTCAAGCCGGGGCTGTGGCTCAATTGCGTCGATGGCTTGCTCGAGCAGCTGCGCACCGGCTTGGCTGCGGCCGCGGCTGTGAACGCTGTGGTAATAGACCCCGCGGCCTTTTGCGACGCCGGCCGCCGGCGCCAGCGCCAGCTCGGAACAAATCGCGACCAGCAGATCAAGCGCCGCCTGCTCTGTCTCGGCTAAGAGCAATTGTTGCAGCCCGTCGCACCAGGTCTGAGCGACCGGAGTGCGCCTGGGCGCACCTTTGAAGGCAGCATGCCGCTGTTTCACATACAATCCATCGCAGCACCACGAAGCCGGCTACCGGCATGCCGATTGGCCTCCATCCGTCGCGACGATCGGCAGCTGGTTGCAGGTTGCCTCGGGTTGCAGGTTGCAGGTTGCAGGTTGCAGGTTGGCAGGTTGCAGGTTGCACTGCGCACGATGTACACAGGCCAGGTGCAGGTTTGCACTATCGCTGCTGCCGCCTGCCGCCTGCCACTGCCCACTGCCGCCTGCCGGCTAGAGTGTGCCAAGCACCCTGGCGAATGCCTCGCGCGAAGGGCGTAGCTTCGACTCGGGCAGCGCGGCGAGGGGCGTGTCGACCATCCCAATCACGTCGGGCAGCGTCTGGCGCCGCTCGTTGATATACACCAGGCCAGTGACGAACTCCTGCTTTGCGCGGGCCGCCTCGAGCAGTTGCAGTGCGCGCCACTTGTCGGTCGGGTCGTACTCGCGGTCCAGCTTCTTAAGCTTGATCGCCGGGCCGTCGTGCATCTGGACGATCTGCTCCTCGCCCTCGTCGTACTCGACCTGCACCTCGTTGAAGCGCGGGATGAAGGTGATATCCTGAATGCGCTCCTCGTGCTCCTTGCCGTAGTCGTAGCTCTTGGTCGAGTCGTGGTGATTGTTGAATGTCACACACGGGCTGATAATATCGAGCACCGCCGTGCCATGGAAGCTCATGGCCGCCTTGAGCAGCTCGCGCACCTGCTTGGCATCGCCGGCGAACGAGCGCGCCACGAAGCCGCAGTCGGCCACCAGCGCCTCGATGCACACATCGATCGGCGGCAAGACGTTCGTGCCGGCATACTTGAGCTGCTGGCCCAGGTCGGCCGTCGCCGAGAACTGGCCTTTGGTCAGGCCATACACGCCGTTGTTCTCGACGATATAGACCATAGGCACATTCCGGCGCACCATATGCTTGAACTGGCCGATGCCGATGCTGCCGGTGTCGCCATCGCCGCTGACGCCAATCGCCAGCATGGTGCGGTTGGCCAGCACCGCGCCGGTAGTGACCGAGGGCATACGCCCGTGCAGGGTGTTGAAGCCATGCGAGCGATTGAGAAAGTAGGCCGGTGTCTTCGACGAGCAGCCAATCCCGCTCATCTTGATGATCTGGCTGGGCTGGAGCGATAACTCGAAGGCCGCAGCAATGATCTGGCTGGTGATCGAGTTGTGCCCACAGCCCTGGCACAGAGTCGAGTCGCCGCCGCGATACTCCGATTGAGACAGGCCGACCAGGTTGATGTTGGCCGGCCGGCCGTTGGTTGGCTTGGTTTCCGTAGTCATGGTTCTGAGATCTCCTCAATATCTGAAAAGATGACACGTTGACAAGCTAACATTCCACGTGATACTGCCATCTTGTCAACCGATCATCTTATCATCGTACCTAACGCTCCTGCGCGCTAATCGCTTCGGCCACAAAGCGCGCGCTCAGCGGCATGCCGGTGCAGTTGCGAATCGAGCGAATCGCCCCGGCATGCTCGGGCACGTGCAGCTGCACCAGCTGGTGTAGCTGGCCATCCTGGTTCAGCTCGATCACATACACCCGCTCGTACTGCGCGGCAAAATCGCGCACCGCCTGGTTGAGCGGCAGCGCGCGCACGCGCATGTAGCTGGCTGTAATACCCTGGCTGTGCAGCCGGTCGCGGCCCTCGCGGATGGCGGCGTCGGTCGAGCCATAGCCGATGATGCCGATCCGGGCGCCTTCGACGCGATCGATCAGCGGCCCCGGCACAAGCGTGCGCGCAGTATCGTGCTTGCGCGTCAGCCGGTCGAGGTTGTTCTGCCAGTCGGCCGACTTCTCGCTGTACTGGCCAAATTCGTTGTGGCCGGTGCCGCGCGCCAGGTAGGCCGAGCGCGGGTTGGGGTTGCCCGGCAGGGTGCGATACGTGATCCCGTCGCCGTCGACATCGAGGTAGCGGCCCCAGGTCTCAACCTGCCTGATCTGCTCGGCATCGAGCACTTTGCCGCGGTCGAGCGGTGTCTCTGGGTAGTCGAACGGGTCGGTCATCCAGTTATTCATGCCAAGGTCGAGGTCGCTCAGCACGAACACCAGCGTCTGTAGCCGCTCGGCCAGGTCGAAGGCCTTGTAGCCGAACTCGAAGCACTCTTGCATGGTGCCGGGCAGCAGGCAGATATGGCGCGTATCGCCGTGGCCAAGCTGGTAGGCGGTGAGCAGATCGCCCTGCGACACGCGTGTGGGCAGGCCGGTGCTCGGGCCCATGCGCTGCACATCCCAGATCACGGCCGGCACTTCGGCGAAGTAGGCGATCCCGGCGAACTCGGTCATCAGCGAGATGCCTGGGCCTG
The sequence above is drawn from the Candidatus Kouleothrix ribensis genome and encodes:
- a CDS encoding 2-oxoacid:acceptor oxidoreductase subunit alpha; the encoded protein is MIETQASSQSASLDNQPLIVNDFAIVVATINGSGSQTANNTLIRAIFKMGVPVSGKNLFPSNIAGLPTWYTIRVSKHGYVARREGTEILVAFNHKTADEDLAALPPGGVCLHLDDITFARPRTDITSYAIPLKDLLKQVAPPARLKDYVANMAYVGVLIELLGIEMDEIVAALNFYFHGKAAAVNLNLAMVEAARSWAHEHLTKSDPYRVERMDLTIGKMLIDGNSAAGLGALMGGVTVVAWYPITPSTSLIDTISEYAPQLRLDPDSGKPTYAIVQAEDELAAIGMVVGAGWAGARAMTATSGPGISLMTEFAGIAYFAEVPAVIWDVQRMGPSTGLPTRVSQGDLLTAYQLGHGDTRHICLLPGTMQECFEFGYKAFDLAERLQTLVFVLSDLDLGMNNWMTDPFDYPETPLDRGKVLDAEQIRQVETWGRYLDVDGDGITYRTLPGNPNPRSAYLARGTGHNEFGQYSEKSADWQNNLDRLTRKHDTARTLVPGPLIDRVEGARIGIIGYGSTDAAIREGRDRLHSQGITASYMRVRALPLNQAVRDFAAQYERVYVIELNQDGQLHQLVQLHVPEHAGAIRSIRNCTGMPLSARFVAEAISAQER
- a CDS encoding peptide ABC transporter substrate-binding protein is translated as MARRIRWQILIAVASSILVLGLMGYLALTSAAVSRPLAGGGFAEGLPAVPQQLNPLLSDPARDPAAEDVRALLFDGLMRIGTDGLPELALAQSVVNDDAGQVYTFTLRTDVAWHDGRPLVAADVLFTLRAIQNRAFAGDPAISAVWRDVLIDQTGDRVIRCTLAAPFAPFLSLATFPILPAHLLANLPPEQWAAAPFNQRPIGTGPYQLTTIDSAHALLSANPRYYALKDNPNQTRAFIDTLELRFYPNAQAARSALLRGEIQGLGVSGGSDSAQPNLPREMVRHAIPLDSAVVLGFNLRAEPLSDQALRRALAAGLDKDLLIKQTLDGQATRLDTPILPGWWAAVEDPQWYPANQARAAEALSALGYTPGADGTRVRAGRPLALALLTLDDPDRLAVANEIARQWGQLGVRLEIQAADAETLRRRLAAHDFTLVLYGLQRLGADPDVYELWHSSKADDGSNYAGLRDDQIDELLANARRERDIALRASSYEAFQRRWVDLVPSIMLYQPLLIYTATNQLDGLDLDQRSGPADLATSRLVLGHAGHFRNVTRWFIRSAREIQGELR
- a CDS encoding sugar transferase, whose amino-acid sequence is MAITNNELRDTGVGLAGLRRTQRRLSLDFSDRRVILVVLDVVCLLAALVLTLNTRSDLDRATDNSLRLLLWVTTLLATWAVCSSALRCYDLVQAARMRHVLGNVGGAVLLTSTIYLITPYLTPALPASRTGLLLFPLLSLVFVSAWRMIYCRVLAGPGFQQRVLIIGAGDAGRLMAQTIASMNGGPSVERRVSCSIIGFVDDSPMLQGVFVERVPVLGTCNDLIYLVDRLHPDEIIIADSHAQMLDNRLFEAVLACREIGIPISTMAQRYEDLTNRLAVEHIGRAVSAALPSGQYGAHRLYLLAQRCVDILVSLVGCLVLALVIPLVWVSNRLTSPGPLFYRQPRVGRGGQTFGLIKFRSMIVDAEKYTGVVWASENDPRITPAGRWLRKSRLDEIPQFWNILLGEMSLVGPRPERPQFVSQLAAQIPFYRLRHAVRPGLTGWAQICYAYGASVEDALIKLQYDLYYIKYQSLRLDLFIMYKTIAVVIGLKGR
- a CDS encoding 2-oxoacid:ferredoxin oxidoreductase subunit beta; the protein is MTTETKPTNGRPANINLVGLSQSEYRGGDSTLCQGCGHNSITSQIIAAAFELSLQPSQIIKMSGIGCSSKTPAYFLNRSHGFNTLHGRMPSVTTGAVLANRTMLAIGVSGDGDTGSIGIGQFKHMVRRNVPMVYIVENNGVYGLTKGQFSATADLGQQLKYAGTNVLPPIDVCIEALVADCGFVARSFAGDAKQVRELLKAAMSFHGTAVLDIISPCVTFNNHHDSTKSYDYGKEHEERIQDITFIPRFNEVQVEYDEGEEQIVQMHDGPAIKLKKLDREYDPTDKWRALQLLEAARAKQEFVTGLVYINERRQTLPDVIGMVDTPLAALPESKLRPSREAFARVLGTL
- a CDS encoding ATP-grasp domain-containing protein; this translates as MTQTIKRLDSELRVAPPSFRAAGPAGALLIGGDRTALGIARSLGRQGIAVWVLADGPAVATVSRYAQRTLAWPATAAEQLACLISLAEQHGLYGWALFAHSDISSALIAQHHEQLSEYYRLTTPPWEVLRWAYDKRLTYRIADDLGIGYPWTYYPDSARDLVTLERSFPLILKPAIKQGYNQFTSAKAWRADNRQELVMRYTEACALVDPELVMVQDLIPGGGEVQFSYVALCCDGQPLASALARRARQYPIDFGHASTFVETIELPAIEAPARLLLRALRYTGLVELEFKLDARDGEYKLLDFNPRAWAWHSLCRAAGVDFPFLYWQLLHGEQLPELRAQPGVRWMHLSKDLLAVWQELRRGRLRMGEYLGGFGTGLEWALFASDDPTPSLVELPLALRTAWKRRNGTWH
- a CDS encoding sensor domain-containing diguanylate cyclase — protein: MKQRHAAFKGAPRRTPVAQTWCDGLQQLLLAETEQAALDLLVAICSELALAPAAGVAKGRGVYYHSVHSRGRSQAGAQLLEQAIDAIEPQPRLEPTPVCLPLFHLGDLIAVVCLGSKVRPAVRRAMLATLRVAFAQTIDRLRRSAEAQLLARLSASLSASRDPSDMVQQVLSFTTAAFGGTTGRVFLFDERAGDLKSLNDGENLESPASIHVGLDGTLAGQVVQQGQGVIGELEPADVLAFPEPAHVLPGMQGLCVPLAYAGRVFGAMMLVGRQSSPRFSTDDMRLLATIGGMMAALIANARLYVRAVRDALTGAYNRGAFDSALEQSWQRASELQIGFTLILLDFDNFKQVNDRFGHTIGDQVLQMATRILWEALRTDDVIFRYGGEEFCVLLAGVAEPPTALGIAERLRAALDCSLVVNELVRVPISASLGVAIHPLHGALKARELLDLADDAAYQAKISGKNRVVLAPLPAPPA
- the secG gene encoding preprotein translocase subunit SecG — translated: METALYIALIIISITLIGLVILQGRTAGLQSRDTSSIYRTKRGLEKTLHQATIVLAVVFLVLALITSLPIFGTPSAAPTGLAGWLGLL